From a single Botrytis cinerea B05.10 chromosome 16, complete sequence genomic region:
- the Bcpck1 gene encoding Bcpck1, producing MSTSNMNKKAFDPIQRTASPYPDKSSVGPSHIIAQHQPTNNYHSSSLSTLKMVSTNPSVNRTSLHPSGVQPQVEHTELEEELHENAHIDYDRVAIVPNPSVAALYEDALVYETGSAITSTGALTAYSGAKTGRSPLDKRIVKEPSSENEIWWGPVNKPMTPDVWRINRERAIDYLNTRNRIYVVDGFAGWDEKYRIKVRVVCARAYHALFMRNMLIRPERKDLEHFHPDYTIYNAGSFPANRYTEGMTSGTSVAINFAAKEMVILGTEYAGEMKKGVFTVLFYEMPVKHNVLTLHSSANEGKDGDVTVFFGLSGTGKTTLSADPNRALIGDDEHCWSDRGVFNIEGGCYAKCIGLSAEKEPDIFGAIQFGSVLENVVFDPDTRLVDYDDSTLTENTRCAYPIEYISNAKIPCLSTNHPSNIILLTCDARGVLPPISKLDSAQTMFHFISGYTSKMAGTEDGVTEPQATFSSCFAQPFLALHPMRYAKMLAEKIEHHKANAWLLNTGWVGAGATTGGKRCPLKYTRAILDAIHSGELAKVEYENYETFNLQVPKTCTNVPSELLNPRNAWSQGEDSFKAEVNKLGGLFVENFKKYQSEATEDVIAAGPAVKV from the exons ATGTCGACCTCAAATATGAATAAGAAGGCTTTCGATCCCATCCAAAGAACTGCATCTCCATATCCTGACAAGAGCAGTGTTGGTCCTTCGCACATTATTGCACAACACCAACCTACAAACAACTATCATTCTTCATCACTCTCCACTCTCAAAATGGTTTCTACAAATCCAAGCGTCAATCGCACAT CACTTCACCCAAGCGGTGTACAACCACAAGTTGAGCACACCGAGCTTGAGGAGGAACTTCACGAGAACGCACATATCGATTATGATCGTGTAGCTATT GTTCCTAATCCAAGTGTCGCTGCCCTTTACGAAGATGCACTTGTTTACGAAACTGGTTCTGCCATCACATCTACCGGTGCTCTCACTGCATACTCTGGAGCTAAGACAGGTCGCTCGCCCTTAGACAAGAGAATTGTCAAAGAACCATCATCTGAAAATGAGATTTGGTGGGGACCAGTCAACAAGCCAATGACACCTGAT GTATGGAGAATCAACCGTGAACGTGCAATTGATTACTTAAACACGAGAAATCGTATTTACGTCGTCGATGGTTTCGCAGGATGGGACGAGAAATACAGAATCAAGGTTCGAGTCGTATGCGCTCGTGCCTACCACGCTCTTTTCATGCGCAATATGCTCATTAGACCTGAACGCAAAGATCTCGAACATTTCCACCCAGATTATACTATTTACAACGCAGGATCTTTCCCTGCTAACAGATACACCGAGGGTATGACTTCAGGTACTTCAGTTGCTATCAACTTCGCAGCGAAGGAGATGGTTATCTTGGGTACTGAGTACGCcggagagatgaagaagggtGTTTTTACAGTTCTCTTCTACGAGATGCCTGTCAAGCATAACGTTCTCACTCTTCACTCGTCAGCCAACGAAGGTAAGGACGGAGACGTCACTGTCTTCTTTGGTCTTTCGGGTACCGGTAAAACAACACTTTCAGCAGACCCCAACCGTGCCTTGATTGGTGACGACGAGCACTGCTGGAGTGACCGTGGTGTTTTCAACATTGAGGGTGGT TGCTACGCTAAGTGCATCGGTCTTTCAGCAGAGAAGGAGCCTGATATCTTTGGCGCTATCCAATTCGGCTCTGTTCTTGAGAACGTTGTTTTTGACCCAGACACTCGTCTTGTTGATTATGATGACTCAACCTTGACTGAGAACACCCGTTGCGCATACCCAATTGAGTACATTTCCAACGCTAAGATTCCTTGTCTATCGACAAACCACCCAAGCAACATCATTCTTCTTACATGTGATGCTCGTGGTGTCCTTCCACCCATTTCCAAGCTTGACTCCGCCCAAACCATGTTCCATTTCATCTCCGGTTACACCTCAAAGATGGCCGGTACCGAAGATGGTGTCACAGAGCCACAGGCTACCTTCTCATCTTGCTTCGCGCAACCTTTCTTGGCTTTACACCCAATGCGTTATGCTAAGATGTTGGCTGAGAAGATTGAGCACCACAAGGCTAATGCTTGGTTGTTGAACACTGGATGGGTTGGAGCTGGTGCTACCACTGGTGGCAAGCGTTGCCC ATTGAAATACACTCGTGCTATTCTTGACGCAATTCACTCTGGAGAGCTTGCAAAGGTTGAGTATGAAAACTACGAGACCTTCAACCTCCAAGTACCAAAGACTTGCACCAATGTTCCATCGGAATTGTTGAACCCAAGAAATGCATGGAGTCAAGGAGAGGATAGCTTCAAAGCCGAGGTTAACAAACTTGGTGGTCTCTTCGTTGAGAACTTTAAGAAATACCAGTCGGAAGCTACTGAGGATGTCATTGCAGCAGGGCCAGCTGTTAAGGTTTAA
- the Bcecm31 gene encoding Bcecm31 — protein MSSSFPIMKMSTRILLKQYSRPATFAARPFLAQCQTRKSSHSPMGSQSSRKKVTMTTLRSMYKKGEPIAVMTAHDFPSGHVADLAGMDIVLVGDSLAMVALGMEDTSEVVMEEMLMHSRSVSRAAKAAFTVCTFLYSINSCTASFTNEPNYQVGDLPMGSYEISPEQALESAFRFVKEGRMQGIKLEGGAEMAPTIKKITAAGIPVLGHIGLTPQRQNSLGGFRVQGKTCAGALKVLEDALAVQEAGAFGMVVEAVPQEVAKLITEKLSIPTIGIGAGNGCSGQVLVQVDMTGNFPPGRFLPKFVKKYGDVWSESLKAITEYREETKSRAYPAPEHTYPIPEKELEEFRSAISKMD, from the coding sequence ATGTCTTCATCATTCCCCATCATGAAGATGAGCACGCGCATACTATTGAAGCAATATTCACGACCAGCAACTTTTGCTGCTAGACCGTTTCTTGCACAATGTCAAACTAGGAAAAGTTCGCATAGCCCTATGGGCTCACAGAGTTCGAGGAAGAAGGTCACCATGACTACATTGAGGTCCATGTATAAGAAAGGGGAACCTATTGCCGTGATGACGGCTCATGATTTCCCTAGTGGTCATGTAGCGGATCTCGCGGGTATGGATATAGTCTTGGTGGGAGATAGTTTGGCCATGGTAGCCTTGGGAATGGAAGATACTAGTGAGGTTGTCATGGAGGAGATGTTGATGCATTCTCGTTCTGTATCTCGTGCTGCAAAAGCTGCTTTCACTGTATGTACATTCCTGTATTCCATCAATTCATGCACCGCCTCCTTTACTAATGAACCAAATTATCAGGTTGGAGATCTCCCTATGGGCTCATATGAAATATCCCCCGAACAAGCTCTCGAGTCCGCTTTTCGATTTGTGAAGGAAGGTCGAATGCAAGGCATTAAATTAGAAGGGGGTGCAGAAATGGCTCCCACCATCAAGAAAATCACGGCCGCAGGCATTCCAGTCCTAGGCCATATAGGTCTCACACCCCAACGCCAGAATTCCCTCGGTGGCTTCCGCGTCCAAGGTAAAACTTGTGCTGGTGCACTGAAAGTTCTCGAAGATGCGCTCGCCGTCCAAGAAGCGGGTGCTTTCGGAATGGTCGTTGAAGCTGTTCCACAAGAAGTCGCAAAACTCATAACTGAGAAGTTATCTATCCCTACAATCGGTATTGGCGCAGGAAATGGTTGCTCGGGACAAGTTTTGGTGCAAGTTGACATGACTGGCAATTTTCCACCTGGTCGATTCCTCCCAAAATTTGTAAAGAAATATGGTGATGTGTGGAGCGAAAGCTTAAAAGCCATTACGGAATACCGCGAAGAAACGAAGTCTCGAGCCTACCCGGCCCCAGAGCATACATATCCGATTCCAGAGAAGGAGCTCGAGGAATTTCGAAGTGCGATTAGTAAAATGGACTGA
- the Bcecm31 gene encoding Bcecm31, with product MKMSTRILLKQYSRPATFAARPFLAQCQTRKSSHSPMGSQSSRKKVTMTTLRSMYKKGEPIAVMTAHDFPSGHVADLAGMDIVLVGDSLAMVALGMEDTSEVVMEEMLMHSRSVSRAAKAAFTVGDLPMGSYEISPEQALESAFRFVKEGRMQGIKLEGGAEMAPTIKKITAAGIPVLGHIGLTPQRQNSLGGFRVQGKTCAGALKVLEDALAVQEAGAFGMVVEAVPQEVAKLITEKLSIPTIGIGAGNGCSGQVLVQVDMTGNFPPGRFLPKFVKKYGDVWSESLKAITEYREETKSRAYPAPEHTYPIPEKELEEFRSAISKMD from the exons ATGAAGATGAGCACGCGCATACTATTGAAGCAATATTCACGACCAGCAACTTTTGCTGCTAGACCGTTTCTTGCACAATGTCAAACTAGGAAAAGTTCGCATAGCCCTATGGGCTCACAGAGTTCGAGGAAGAAGGTCACCATGACTACATTGAGGTCCATGTATAAGAAAGGGGAACCTATTGCCGTGATGACGGCTCATGATTTCCCTAGTGGTCATGTAGCGGATCTCGCGGGTATGGATATAGTCTTGGTGGGAGATAGTTTGGCCATGGTAGCCTTGGGAATGGAAGATACTAGTGAGGTTGTCATGGAGGAGATGTTGATGCATTCTCGTTCTGTATCTCGTGCTGCAAAAGCTGCTTTCACT GTTGGAGATCTCCCTATGGGCTCATATGAAATATCCCCCGAACAAGCTCTCGAGTCCGCTTTTCGATTTGTGAAGGAAGGTCGAATGCAAGGCATTAAATTAGAAGGGGGTGCAGAAATGGCTCCCACCATCAAGAAAATCACGGCCGCAGGCATTCCAGTCCTAGGCCATATAGGTCTCACACCCCAACGCCAGAATTCCCTCGGTGGCTTCCGCGTCCAAGGTAAAACTTGTGCTGGTGCACTGAAAGTTCTCGAAGATGCGCTCGCCGTCCAAGAAGCGGGTGCTTTCGGAATGGTCGTTGAAGCTGTTCCACAAGAAGTCGCAAAACTCATAACTGAGAAGTTATCTATCCCTACAATCGGTATTGGCGCAGGAAATGGTTGCTCGGGACAAGTTTTGGTGCAAGTTGACATGACTGGCAATTTTCCACCTGGTCGATTCCTCCCAAAATTTGTAAAGAAATATGGTGATGTGTGGAGCGAAAGCTTAAAAGCCATTACGGAATACCGCGAAGAAACGAAGTCTCGAGCCTACCCGGCCCCAGAGCATACATATCCGATTCCAGAGAAGGAGCTCGAGGAATTTCGAAGTGCGATTAGTAAAATGGACTGA
- the Bcatg12 gene encoding Bcatg12 translates to MTSSLLLTNLPRDSSTALDSAFVFPTPKITVRFQPIGSAPALQRPVSKISSTQRFETVVAYLRRVLKLDRNAGGGGERESVFLYVNSCFAPALDEVVGNLHRCFKDSKDQLIVTYSMTPAFG, encoded by the exons ATGACCTCCTCCCTCTTGCTCACCAATCTCCCGCGCGACTCCAGCACCGCGCTCGACTCAGCCTTTGTATTTCCCACTCCGAAAATTACAGTGCGGTTCCAGCCGATTGGGTCGGCGCCCGCGTTGCAGAGACCCGTGTCGAAGATTAGTTCGACTCAGAGGTTTGAGACGGTGGTGGCGTATTTGAGGAGGGTGTTGAAGTTGGATCGGAATGCTGGGGGtgggggggagagggaaagtGTGTTTTTGTATGTGAATAGTTGTTTTGCGCCGGCGTTGGATGAGGTGGTGGGGAATTTGCATAGG TGCTTTAAGGATTCAAAGGACCAGCTTATCGTTACCTACTCGATGACACCGGCATTTGGATGA
- the Bcicp55 gene encoding Bcicp55 gives MKCTRRTRTLFQQLEGTSKRRGVSSSSFRSSRPRCQAEVSSAATKCHTTYQPQRAYASISASELQFGQPVHETHPHLLDAGEVTPGISAQEYADRRADFAAKLPPNSIAILRGADIKYRSGAVFHEFHQQSNFFYLTGFNEPEAIAVIQRLESSEFIFHLFVRPKDPQAELWDGARSGEQAALDVFNADESGDVNQAALHLRPLIEGASEIYMDVKESFLGGTLDSMAGVLKQKDLMQLFRDAKAKKSRPVGPLINELRAIKSEAEIENMRKAGKISGRSFTNAMRKRWTEEKHLGAFLEFDFKIGGCEKNAYVPVIGGGRNSQSIHYVSNNDVLRDGELVLVDAGGQYGGYITDITRTWPINGKFTDAQKDLYEALLKVQRSSVALCRGSSNMTLDKIHAVTRNGLTDQLKQLGFDMSGNAIDTLFPHHVGHYIGLDVHDTPGYSRSNLLREGHCITIEPGVYVPNDERWPAHFRGMGIRIEDSVCIQEDSPLVLTTEAVKEVVDIEALRD, from the exons ATGAAGTGCACTAGAAGGACAAGAACACTGTTCCAGCAATTGGAAGGCACAAGCAAGAGGAGAGGAgtatcatcttcttcattcagATCTTCCCGGCCTCGATGTCAAGCTGAAGTATCGTCTGCAGCAACGAAATGTCACACAACATATCAGCCACAAAGAGCGTATGCTTCGATATCAGCTTCAGAACTTCAATTTGGTCAGCCGGTTCATGAAACCCATCCTCATTTACTGGATGCTGGAGAAG TTACTCCAGGCATTTCGGCGCAAGAATATGCGGATCGACGGGCAGATTTCGCTGCAAAGCTTCCTCCAAATTCAATCGCCATCTTGAGAGGGGCAGATATCAAATACAGATCTGGGGCCGTATTTCATGAATTCCACCAGcaatcaaatttcttctaTCTTACGGGATTTAATGAACCCGAGGCAATTGCGGTAATACAGAGATTGGAGTCTTCAGAATTTATATTCCACCTGTTTGTGAGACCTAAAGACCCGCAGGCAGAACTCTGGGATGGTGCTAGATCTGGGGAACAAGCTGCCTTGGATGTTTTTAATGCAGATGAA TCTGGAGATGTCAACCAAGCAGCTTTACATCTAAGGCCACTTATTGAAGGAGCTAGTGAAATATATATGGATGTCAAAGAATCTTTCCTTGGGGGTACTCTGGATTCCATGGCAGGCGTATTGAAACAAAAGGATCTTATGCAACTATTCCGCGATGCGAAAGCAAAAAAATCGAGGCCAGTTGGGCCGTTGATAAACGAATTAAGGGCCATCAAGAGTGAAGCCGAAATCGAAAATATGCGAAAAGCAGGTAAAATCTCCGGCAGATCATTTACAAATGCTATGCGGAAACGATGGACTGAAGAAAAACATCTTGGCgcatttcttgaatttgatttcaaaatcgGAGGTTGTGAGAAGAATGCTTACGTGCCAGTCattggaggtggaagaaaTTCTCAGAGCATACATTACGTTTCCAACAACGATGTGCTACGGGATGGCGAACTTGTCCTTGTAGACGCTGGTGGACAATACGGTGGATATATCACGGACATCACGCGAACCTGGCCCATTAATGGCAAATTTACAGATGCGCAGAAAGATCTCTACGAAGCACTCTTAAAAGTACAACGAAGTAGTGTTGCGCTATGCAGGGGAAGTTCAAACATGACTTTGGACAAAATCCATGCAGTTACCAGAAATGGTCTTACGGATCAATTGAAACAATTAGGATTCGACATGTCTGGAAATGCTATCGATACTTTATTTCCACATCACGTCGGTCATTATATTGGACTTGATGTTCACGATACTCCAGGATATTCTCGAAGTAACCTTCTCAGGGAAGGACATTGTATTACGATCGAGCCGGGGGTTTATGTTCCAAACGATGAGCGCTGGCCAGCTCATTTTAGAGGTATGGGCATCAGAATTGAGGATAGCGTTTGTATACAGGAGGATTCACCTCTAGTCTTAACAACCGAGGCAGTGAAGGAGGTTGTAGATATCGAAGCTTTACGCGATTAA
- the Bcicp55 gene encoding Bcicp55 — MKCTRRTRTLFQQLEGTSKRRGVSSSSFRSSRPRCQAEVSSAATKCHTTYQPQRAYASISASELQFGQPVHETHPHLLDAGEGTKMNSTA, encoded by the coding sequence ATGAAGTGCACTAGAAGGACAAGAACACTGTTCCAGCAATTGGAAGGCACAAGCAAGAGGAGAGGAgtatcatcttcttcattcagATCTTCCCGGCCTCGATGTCAAGCTGAAGTATCGTCTGCAGCAACGAAATGTCACACAACATATCAGCCACAAAGAGCGTATGCTTCGATATCAGCTTCAGAACTTCAATTTGGTCAGCCGGTTCATGAAACCCATCCTCATTTACTGGATGCTGGAGAAGGTACGAAGATGAATTCAACAGCATAA
- the Bcdbf4 gene encoding Bcdbf4, producing MSTRRQPLSTISNVANSPYRAVASTTTKQKRSYANIQREDAYGQPPPAKKQMLDAHHQTLRTPPRQSISQVSGEGRIFTRRSTQPTNFERKCVAARGDRGAQQQQITKADKVPEENLESIRQWQKHYRKIFPKFVFYFESIPEDVRLKYTKQVLALGARDEKFFSNEVTHVVTTRSIPSEIPFTSSATAELHSQHGTINPSLLDRSSETADSRESRSKFTFEAPGGRRLNPQGHDGDSRRQVRSSDVLYKARELGMKIWALEKLQRMMTTMFDTDTGYQTAHSHNTRSHSVQGGTISRGGREADLSQLLRNERIYGPSDRDLSVATKEMTIFRGPYIYIHDIDEKQKPIMVREYSKVARKEEGDWPQFRSVANGKCPFVEEVEYSRREVEKEKELIRIQRQKEKERAAVPRTRAAAAAVEAAKMQPPKAISKRALSQLDDGANQRVTVSTNQANPFDTDRSNRAELESSSRGQNAFVSRAGVGRLFGGEPVASGVQPSNITSAIRSQMISSTAAQPGLKAGTSKEIHGLQRKVLEKTNSGTGSHRLTDITAAVREDTATRPAKREAQKKLGVIEEDDIPTDKDEVARKMEASRKAKAVQQRKLEKRDPKPGYCENCADKFEDFDEHVVSRKHRKFAEKLENWKELDALLNQLVRPLL from the exons ATGTCGACCAGGAGGCAGCCGCTCTCCACCATCTCCAATGTCGCCAATTCCCCGTACCGAGCGGTAGCTTCCACCACCACTAAACAAAAGCGATCATACGCCAACATACAACGCGAAGATGCATATGGACAACCCCCCCCCGCGAAAAAACAGATGCTAGACGCACATCACCAAACGTTAAGAACTCCTCCGCGTCAAAGTATTAGCCAAGTATCGGGTGAAGGAAGGATTTTTACTCGGCGGTCGACCCAGCCAACCAATTTTGAACGAAAGTGTGTGGCAGCCAGAGGAGACAGAGGTGCTCAGCAACAGCAGATTACAAAGGCAGATAAGGTGCCAGAGGAGAATTTGGAATCCATACGTCAATGGCAAAAGCATTATAGGAAGATTTTTCCAAAATTCGTCTTCTACTTTGAGAGCATACCAGAGGATGTCCGGCTTAAATATACTAAACAAGTTCTCGCCTTGGGTGCA CGCGACGAAAAATTCTTCTCGAATGAGGTCACTCATGTCGTCACTACTCGATCAATTCCATCAGAGATCCCATTTACCTCGTCAGCTACCGCTGAGTTACATTCGCAACATGGCACTATTAATCCCTCTTTGCTAGACAGATCATCAGAGACTGCAGATTCGAGGGAGTCTCGATCGAAGTTTACATTTGAAGCTCCAGGTGGTAGACGACTTAATCCACAAGGACATGATGGAGACTCAAGACGACAAGTCCGTAGCTCGGACGTACTATACAAGGCACGAGAATTGGGAATGAAGATATGGGCATTGGAAAAGTTGCAACGGATGATGACAACAATGTTTGACACGGATACTGGTTACCAAACAGCACATAGCCACAACACACGGAGCCATTCTGTTCAGGGGGGTACGATAAGCAGAGGGGGCCGGGAAGCTGACCTATCCCAATTATTGAGGAATGAACGAATCTATGGACCATCCGATCGAGACCTCAGCGTCGCCACAAAAGAAATGACTATATTCAGAGGGCcttatatctatattcacGATATTGATGAAAAGCAAAAGCCAATTATGGTTCGAGAATACAGCAAAGTTGCCCgcaaagaagagggagattgGCCTCAGTTCCGTAGTGTTGCAAATGGCAAGTGTCCATTTGTGGAAGAGGTTGAGTATAGTCGTCGTGaggtggagaaagaaaaggaattgatCCGTATTCAAAggcaaaaggaaaaggaaagggcTGCGGTTCCAAGGACAAGAGCTGCTGCTGCCGCGGTAGAAGCAGCTAAAATGCAACCACCAAAGGCAATCAGCAAGCGAGCACTATCCCAACTTGATGATGGAGCAAATCAAAGGGTTACTGTCTCGACAAATCAAGCTAATCCATTTGATACTGATAGAAGTAATCGTGCAGAACTTGAGTCTTCTTCTCGAGGGCAAAACGCGTTCGTCAGTCGTGCTGGCGTTGGTAGATTGTTTGGAGGTGAGCCCGTTGCATCGGGGGTTCAACCATCGAACATTACTTCTGCTATTCGCTCTCAAATGATTTCTTCGACTGCAGCTCAACCTGGTCTCAAAGCTGGAACAAGTAAAGAGATACATGGTTTGCAGAGAAAGGTTCTTGAGAAGACAAACAGTGGAACTGGATCCCATCGTTTGACTGATATCACTGCTGCTGTAAGAGAAGACACAGCCACTCGCCCTGCAAAGCGTGAGGCGCAAAAGAAACTTGGTGTaattgaagaggatgatATTCCTACAGACAAAGATGAAGTGGCAAGAAAGATGGAAGCTTCTCGCAAAGCAAAAGCTGTTCAGCAAAGAAAGCTTGAGAAGCGTGATCCAAAACCCGGATACTGTGAAAATTGCGCCGATAaatttgaagactttgaCGAG CATGTCGTCTCACGTAAACATCGTAAATTCGCGGAGAAGcttgagaattggaaagaacTTGACGCCTTGTTAAATCAACTGGTTCGACCTCTTTTATGA